The Clostridia bacterium sequence AGCTTGCGCAGGAAGTGCATCCGCTTTTTCGCAGAATTTGGCAACAGAAGAACAAATTCTTGCTCTTTTTGGCAAAATTAGCCCTGAAACAGTTAAAAAATTATAAAAAACTATTGACTTTAGCGATTTAGTGTGTTAAAATGTGAAAGTGTATTGGAGGTCATACTATGGATAAAATGAGAAATCCCGAAACAGACAGACTTTTTCAGGTGATTTTAAACTTAGAGTCGTTAGATGAATGCTATGATTTTTTTGAAGATATCTGCACGGTAAAAGAATTGCAGTCTATTTCCCAGCGTTGGGAAGTGGCAGAGCTTTTAAACCAAAATATCAGCTATCAGGAAATTTCAAAAAAAACGGGTGCGAGTACCGCAACCATCAGCCGTGTAAACAAATGTCTTGTGTACGGCAGAGACGGTTATACTTCGGCATTACAGAAAATGGCAGAAAAGGGGAAAAACAATGATTGACAACACAGTGCTCAGAAACGATGAAAAGGCGGTTTTTGCGCTTCGTTCTCTGTATCGCAAATACGGATATACCCAGTACAAAATGAGCAAATTTGAAGAGTATGACCTGTATGTGCGGAACAAGGATTTTCTGGTTTCTGAGAACGTTATCACATTTAATGATACCGATGGCAGACTGATGGCGTTAAAACCAGACGTTACACTGTCTATTATAAAAAATACAAAAGAAACGAAAGACTATGTGCAAAAGGTATACTATGACGAAAACGTATACCGTGTTTCCAAAGGTACAAATGCATTTAAAGAAATTATGCAGGTGGGCTTGGAATGTATCGGTGCAGTGGATGACTACTGCATTTTTGAAGTTTTAATGCTTGCAGCGGAAAGCTTAAACAGTATTTCAGGTGATTTTATTTTAGATGTTTCGCATTTGGGCATTCTTTCGGCACTTTTGGAAGAATTACATCTTTCGCCCGAGGCGGAAAAGGAAGTAATTGCCTGCATTTCCGAAAAGAATGTACATGGCATCGAAAACGTTTGTCAGAAAGAGCAAAAGGACGGCTTTAAGCTCAAAAAACTTGCCGCTACATACGGAAGTCCCGAAACCGTTTTGCCTGTTTTAAAAGAACTTTCAGAAAGCGATGCGGTGCAAACAGCAGTTGCACAGCTTGAAAAAGTTCTTCTGATGCTAAAAAACTTTAGTGTGTCTGAAAAAATCCGTCTTGATTTTTCGGTAATCAATGACACCCATTACTATAACGGGATTGTGTTCAAAGGTTTTGTAAACGGTATTCCTACCGGTATTTTAGCAGGCGGTCAATATGACAAGCTGATGCAGAAAATGAAAAGAAATACAAAAGCTATCGGCTTTGCTGTATATCTGGATTTATTGGAGCGCTTGAACGAAAACACCGAAAGCTATGATGTGGATGCGGTGATTTTGTATGATGAAGATGCAAATGCGGATGCGCTTTATAACGCAGTAAAGCTTCTGACCGATAACGGCAAGCGCGTGATGGTGCAAAGAAGTGTACCCGAGAAAATCCGTTATAAACAACTTTTGAAATTACAAGAGAGAGGAGTGGAGATTGTTGAAAACAATGCTTAATGTTGCACTCCCCAAAGGACGGCTTGGCGAAAAGGTGTATGCCATGTTTGAAAAAGCAGGCTTTGAATGTCCGTCTATTCATGAAAATAACCGTAAACTGATTTTTGAAAACCCTGAAAAAGGTATCCGCTATTTCTGGGTAAAACCGTCGGATGTTGCCATTTATGTTGAACACGGTGCGGCAGACATCGGTGTTGCAGGCAAGGATATTTTGTTGGAATATGCACCTGAAGTTTATGAGCTTTTGGATCTGGATATCGGTAAATGCCGAATGGCGGTTGCCGCAAAGAATGATTTTTATGACGACCCGCAAAAGACTCTGCGTGTTGCCACTAAATTTTCCAATATCGCAAAAAAATTCTACACCGAGCAGGGCAGAGACATTGATATTATTCACTTGAACGGTTCCATTGAAATCGCACCGATTTTAGGGCTTTCGGACGTCATTGTGGATATTGTAGAAACCGGAACCACTTTAAAAGAAAACAATCTGGAGGTTGTAGACACCATTGTGCCCATCAGCGCAAGATTGATTGCCAACAAATCCAGCTTTAAGTTTAAAAACGAACAGATTGAAACCATCATCCGGAGTATGACAGAACAAATGGAGGCAAAAAATGATTAAGATTTTAAAATACGGGGAAGTGGCAAACGAAGATATTTTTGCCAGAGTTGTCCCGAAAATGAATGTGGAAGAAATTGTTTCGGACATCATTCAGACAGTACGTAAGGATGGAGATAAAGCACTTTTGATGTACTGCGAAAAATTTGATAAGGCAAAACTTAACGCTTTACTGGTTTCGGATGCCGAAAAAGAAGAAGCAATGCAGTTGGTAGAGCCTCGCTTTTTGGAGATCTTACAAAAAGCATCCGAAAACATTCGTAAATTTCACGAAAAGCAGGTTCGTCAAAGCTTTATTCAGAATGACGAAAACGGCATTGTAACCGGGCAGAAGGTTATTCCGGTTGACCGCGCAGGTCTTTATGTGCCGGGCGGTACAGCGGCATATCCGTCCACCGTTTTAATGGATGCTATACCTGCTAAAATCGCAGGGGTAAAAGAGGTTGTTATGGTAACGCCTCCCGGTGCGGACGGAAAAATCAATCCGGTTATTTTGGCCGCTGCACAGATTGCAGGTGTGGATAAAATCTTTAAGCTTGGCGGTGCGCAGGCAATTGCGGCACTGGCATATGGCACAGAATCCGTTCCGAAGGTGGACAAAATTGTAGGCCCGGGTAATGCCTTTGTTGCAGAAGCGAAAAAGCAGGTATATGGTATTGTTTCCATTGACATGATTGCAGGTCCCAGTGAAATTTTGGTTGTGGCAGACAAAACCACAAACCCGAAATTTGTTGCGGCAGATTTGCTTTCTCAGGCGGAGCATGATAAAATGGCAAGTGCGGTTCTGGTTACCGATTCCATGGAATTGGCTTTGGCTGTACAGCAACAGCTTGAAGAACAGATTCCGCTTTTGGAACGGGCTGAAATTGCAAGAACTTCTATTGATGAAAACGGTAAAATCATTGTAGCCGATAACTTGGGCGTGGTAATCGAAATTGCAAACGAGATTGCACCCGAGCATTTAGAGCTTTGTGTAGACAACCCCTTTGATTATTTAGACGGTATCCGGCATGCAGGTTCTATTTTCATGGGCAAAAATTGTCCTGAAGCTTTAGGTGATTATTACGCAGGTCCGAATCACACCCTGCCCACAAGCGGTACGGCAAAATTTTCAAGTCCCTTGTCGGTGGATGATTTTGTGAAGAAAACCCAGTATACCTATTACACAAAAGATGCTTTGAAGCGCGTTGCAGAGGATGTGGCATTCTTTGCGGAAAAAGAAGGATTGACAGCACACGCAAAAAGTGCAACCATCCGTTTTGAGGAGTGAATCATTTGAGTCGTTTTTTCAGTGACAAGTATAAAACACTTGTCCCTTATACACCCGGCGAACAGCCGAAAGAAATGAAATACATAAAATTAAATACCAATGAATCGCCGTTTCCGCCTTCTGCAAAAGCGATAGAGTATGCTTCAAAGGCAGCGGAAAATGCACAGTTGTATTCAGACCCCGAGTGCCGTGACCTGGTTAAAACTTTTGCGACCGTTTACGGCGTTTCAGAAAAGGAAATCCTTTTTACCAACGGGTCGGACGAAATTTTAAACTTTGCATTTATGGCATACTGTGACGAAAACACGCCTGCGATATTCCCAAACATTACCTATGGCTTTTACAGCGTGTTTGCAGAAATTAACAGAGTGCCCTTTACCGAAATTCCGCTCAAAGAGGATTTTACAATTGATATCAGCGATTACTGCGGTGTAAACAAAACGGTATTTATTGCAAATCCCAACGCACCGACGGGTATCGCACTTCCGCTTTCGGACATTGAACGCATTATAAAATCCAATCCGGATAACATTGTGGTTGTGGATGAAGCGTACGTGGATTTTGGTAACGAGAGCGCGGTTTCACTGATTCATAAATACGACAATTTGCTTGTAACCCAAACCTTTTCCAAATCCCGTTCTTTGGCCGGCGCAAGACTTGGCGTGGGTATCGCAAACGAGAAGCTGATTTGTGATTTAAATGCCATTAAGTATTCCACAAATCCGTATAACGTAAACCGCATGACCATGGCGATGGGCGTTGGCTGCATGCTGGATGAAGCATACACAAAATCAAATTGCAAAACCATTATTGAAAACCGCGCTTATACTGCAAAGGCTTTAAAAGAAATGGGTTTTGAAATGACTGATTCTACTGCAAACTTCCTGTTTGTTAAACATCCCTCTTTTTCAGGAGAAACTTTATATCTGGAGCTTAAAAAAAGAGGTGTTCTCGTTCGGCATTTCACCAAAGAAGAAATTAAAGAGTATAACCGTATCACGGTCGGCACAAGAGAGCAAATGGATGCGCTTCTTTCGGCTGTGAAAGAAATTTTGGAGGGCAAATGATGCGTATTGCAGAAATTAACCGCAAAACTGCGGAAACCGATATTCAACTTAAACTTAACTTAGACGGCACGGGCAAAAGTGACATTCAAAGCGGTTGTGGTTTTTTGGATCACATGCTGACTCTCTTTGCAAAGCATGGTCGTTTTGATTTAAACGTAGTTTGTAAAGGCGACACATGGGTGGACGATCACCACACCGTTGAAGATATCGCTATTTGCTTGGGCGAGGCTTTTTTTGAAGCACTTTCCGATAAAAAGGGCTGTGTTCGCTATGGCAACATGATTCTTCCCATGGATGAAACCTTGATTTTATCTGCGGTGGATTTGTCGGGCAGAAGCTATTTAAATTGTGATTTGCAAATTCCGACTGCAAAAGTTGGCACATTTGATACAGAGCTTACCGAAGAGTTTTTCTTAGGGTTTGTAAGATGTGCAAAATGCACCTTACATATCAAACAACTTGCAGGTTCCAATGCACACCACATCATTGAAGGAACTTTTAAATCTGTTGCAAGAGCTTTAAAGCAAGCGGTTGCTATTGACCCCGCTTTTGCAGACGAAATCCCGTCCACGAAAGGGGTTTTATAATGGTTGCGATAGTAGATTACGGTGTAGGCAATCTGTTTTCTCTGGCAAGCTCCTTTGGCGCAATTGATGTGGAAACGGTTGTAACCGGGGATGTAGAGGTGATTCGCTCAGCCGATAAGATTATTCTTCCCGGTGTTGGTGCGTTTGGAGATGCGGCAGATAAACTTCGTGCTTCGGACTTAGATGCCGTGTTGAAAGAAGAAGCGAAAAAAGGCAAACCGATTTTGGGAATTTGTCTTGGCATGCAACTTCTTTTGGATAAAAGCTTTGAATATGGTGAGCATGAAGGCTTAGGGTTAATTCCCGGAGAAATCCGTCCCATTTCGGATGTTATTCCTAAGGATTATAAAATCCCGCACATCGGCTGGAATGCATTGCATTTCGGAGAAGAAAAGCATCCTATTTTCAAACATCTGAAAGAGGGCGATTTCGTTTATTTTGTGCACTCTTATTATGGTGCAAACTGCTCTGAAAGTGTGATTGCTACAGCGGAATACGGTGCTGAATTAACCGCGGCAGTGGCATATAAAAATGTGTGTGGCTGTCAGTTTCATCCCGAAAAAAGCGGAGAAGTGGGACTAAAAATTTTACGAGCATTTTGTGAAATGGAGGCGTAACAACATATGTTTATATACCCTGCAATTGACCTCTATGAAGGTAAAGCGGTTCGTCTTTTAAAGGGCGAATATGACAAAATGACGGTGTATAGCGAAAATCCCGTAGAGATTGCAAAAGATTTTGAAAGCAAAGGTGCGTCCTTTTTGCATCTTGTAGATTTAGAGGGTGCTAAAACAGGCGGTACCCCCAATCTTGAAACCATTAAATATATTAAAGAAAATACAAATCTGTTTACCGAAGTAGGTGGCGGCATCCGCAGTATGCAGGTGGTTGATACTTATATTGAAGCTGGCGTAAACCGTGTTATTTTAGGTACAGCTGCGGTAAGCGACCCGGCATTTTTGGAAGAAGCCGTAAAAAAACACGGCGAAAAAATTGCCGTGGGGGTAGATGTGAAGGACGGTTTTGTTGCTATTAAAGGCTGGACTGAAAAATCACAGTATTCTTGCATGGAATTTTGCGAAAAAATGCAGAATTTGGGTGTAAAAACCATTATTTGTACCGACGTTTCTAAAGATGGCGCCATGCAGGGAACCAATCATGATTTGTACCGTGAATTACAGCAGAAATTTGATATTGACATCATTGCTTCAGGGGGTGTTTCCTCTATTGAAGATGTGGAAAAGCTTGCAAAAATTGATATGTACGGTGCAATCATCGGCAAAGCATACTACACCGGTGCAATTGATTTAAAGCAGGCAATTGAGGTGGCAAAATGATAACAAAAAGAATTATTCCGTGTCTGGACGTAAAGAACGGACGTGTGGTTAAGGGCGTAAATTTTGAAGGAATCTCGGATGTTTCTTCACCTGTGGAACTTGCAAAATATTACAGTGACAACGGTGCAGATGAGCTTGTATTTTATGATATCACAGCGTCAGCTGAAGGCAGAGCACTTTTTACCGACATTTTAACCGAGGTTGCCAAAACCATTTTTATTCCGCTCACTGTTGGAGGCGGTATCAACGAGGTTTCGGATTTTGACCGGGTTTTAAAATGCGGTGCGGATAAAGTGAGTGTGAATTCCGGTGCTATCCGTAATCCAAATCTGATTTATGAGGCTGCAAAGCGCTATGGTGACCAATGTGTTGTAATCTCTGCTGATGTAAAGCGGGTAGATGGCGTGTTTCGTGTGTTTGCAAAAGGTGGCAGAGAAAACACGGGCATGGAAGCGGTTTCCTGGATCAAAAAATGTGTGGACTTAGGTGCAGGTGAAGTGGTGCTGAATTCCATTGACACCGATGGTGTGAAGAATGGCTTTGATTTAGAAATGTTAGATGCGGTCTGCAATGCAGTTTCTGTTCCTGTTATCGCATCGGGCGGCGCAGGCGGAATCAAGGATTTTATTGAATTATTCCACGCTCTGCCTAAAGTGGATGCCGGGCTTGCAGCGTCCATTTTCCATTTCAAAGAGGTTGCCATTCCGGATTTGAAACAGGCTTTAAAAGCTGAAAATATCCCCGTAAGAATTTAAAGGAGAATGAAAATGATTACAATTGACGATTTGAAATTTGATGAAAAAGGGTTGATTCCTGCTATTGTGGTGGATGCCATCACAAAGAAAGTTTTAACCCTTGCATACATGAACAAGGAAAGCCTCGGCATTTCTATGGATAAGGAAAAAACTTGCTTCTGGAGCCGATCCAGAGCAGAGCTTTGGTTGAAAGGGGAGACTAGCGGAAACTATCAGCACATTGTATCCATTACTGCAGATTGCGATAAAGATGCTTTGGTGGTTGTGGTGGAAAAAGACGGCCCTGCGTGTCACCTGGGTACCGATTCCTGTTTTGAAAATCTGCTCTGGGAAAGTGATAGCCGTTCCGAGTTTTCGCTTCAGTCCTTAATGGATTTGTTAATCGGCAGAAAAGAAGAAAAGAAAGAAGGCTCGTACACAACTTATCTTTTTGAGAAGGGGATTGATAAAATCCTTAAAAAAGTTGGCGAAGAAAGCACAGAGGTTATCATTGCTGCAAAAGACGATGATAAAAAAGAAACCATTTATGAAATTGCAGACCTTGCATACCATGTAATGGTGATGATGGTTGAAATGGGCATCACCCTTGAGGATGTGCACAAAGAGCTTGCATCCCGGCATGTTATTGACCATAAAGTAAAGCAGGAGAAAATGACCAAATGATTTTACAAGACATGCATGTACATACCTGCTTTAGTGACGGTAAGCATACCCCTGAAGAGGTTGCAGAATCCGCATACAAAATGGGCGTTTTAAAGCTGGGCTTTTCAGAGCACGGCTTTACGCCTTTTGACAACAGATACTGTATGCCGGAAGAAAAGGAAGCTCTATACCGTCAGACGATTGCAGAATTAAAAGAAAAATACAAAGGAAAAATGGAAATCCTTTGCGGTATTGAGCAGGATTTGCGCGCAGGGAAACCGAAGCACGGGTACGATTATGTTATCGGTTCTGTTCACTATCAGCAGGCGGACGATAAGTGGTATGATGTGGATGGTACATTAGAGGAAATCAAGGAAATGGTTTCTACCCACTTTGACAATGATATTTATATTTATTGCGAGAAATATTTTGAAAATGTTTCTAAAGTGGTGGAAGAGACAGGCGCAGATATTATCGGTCATTTTGATTTGCTCACAAAATTTAACGAGCAGGAGCCTCTGATTGAC is a genomic window containing:
- a CDS encoding histidinol-phosphatase HisJ family protein is translated as MILQDMHVHTCFSDGKHTPEEVAESAYKMGVLKLGFSEHGFTPFDNRYCMPEEKEALYRQTIAELKEKYKGKMEILCGIEQDLRAGKPKHGYDYVIGSVHYQQADDKWYDVDGTLEEIKEMVSTHFDNDIYIYCEKYFENVSKVVEETGADIIGHFDLLTKFNEQEPLIDETHPMYRAAWKKAVDYLLQFNKPFEINTGAISRGYRTTPYPNPEILKYILDNGGKIMLNSDSHSKDTLCYKFDLAEEIVKKLGYSL
- the hisF gene encoding imidazole glycerol phosphate synthase subunit HisF, whose translation is MITKRIIPCLDVKNGRVVKGVNFEGISDVSSPVELAKYYSDNGADELVFYDITASAEGRALFTDILTEVAKTIFIPLTVGGGINEVSDFDRVLKCGADKVSVNSGAIRNPNLIYEAAKRYGDQCVVISADVKRVDGVFRVFAKGGRENTGMEAVSWIKKCVDLGAGEVVLNSIDTDGVKNGFDLEMLDAVCNAVSVPVIASGGAGGIKDFIELFHALPKVDAGLAASIFHFKEVAIPDLKQALKAENIPVRI
- a CDS encoding ATP phosphoribosyltransferase, whose translation is MLNVALPKGRLGEKVYAMFEKAGFECPSIHENNRKLIFENPEKGIRYFWVKPSDVAIYVEHGAADIGVAGKDILLEYAPEVYELLDLDIGKCRMAVAAKNDFYDDPQKTLRVATKFSNIAKKFYTEQGRDIDIIHLNGSIEIAPILGLSDVIVDIVETGTTLKENNLEVVDTIVPISARLIANKSSFKFKNEQIETIIRSMTEQMEAKND
- a CDS encoding ATP phosphoribosyltransferase regulatory subunit, whose protein sequence is MIDNTVLRNDEKAVFALRSLYRKYGYTQYKMSKFEEYDLYVRNKDFLVSENVITFNDTDGRLMALKPDVTLSIIKNTKETKDYVQKVYYDENVYRVSKGTNAFKEIMQVGLECIGAVDDYCIFEVLMLAAESLNSISGDFILDVSHLGILSALLEELHLSPEAEKEVIACISEKNVHGIENVCQKEQKDGFKLKKLAATYGSPETVLPVLKELSESDAVQTAVAQLEKVLLMLKNFSVSEKIRLDFSVINDTHYYNGIVFKGFVNGIPTGILAGGQYDKLMQKMKRNTKAIGFAVYLDLLERLNENTESYDVDAVILYDEDANADALYNAVKLLTDNGKRVMVQRSVPEKIRYKQLLKLQERGVEIVENNA
- a CDS encoding bifunctional phosphoribosyl-AMP cyclohydrolase/phosphoribosyl-ATP diphosphatase HisIE gives rise to the protein MITIDDLKFDEKGLIPAIVVDAITKKVLTLAYMNKESLGISMDKEKTCFWSRSRAELWLKGETSGNYQHIVSITADCDKDALVVVVEKDGPACHLGTDSCFENLLWESDSRSEFSLQSLMDLLIGRKEEKKEGSYTTYLFEKGIDKILKKVGEESTEVIIAAKDDDKKETIYEIADLAYHVMVMMVEMGITLEDVHKELASRHVIDHKVKQEKMTK
- the hisD gene encoding histidinol dehydrogenase; this encodes MIKILKYGEVANEDIFARVVPKMNVEEIVSDIIQTVRKDGDKALLMYCEKFDKAKLNALLVSDAEKEEAMQLVEPRFLEILQKASENIRKFHEKQVRQSFIQNDENGIVTGQKVIPVDRAGLYVPGGTAAYPSTVLMDAIPAKIAGVKEVVMVTPPGADGKINPVILAAAQIAGVDKIFKLGGAQAIAALAYGTESVPKVDKIVGPGNAFVAEAKKQVYGIVSIDMIAGPSEILVVADKTTNPKFVAADLLSQAEHDKMASAVLVTDSMELALAVQQQLEEQIPLLERAEIARTSIDENGKIIVADNLGVVIEIANEIAPEHLELCVDNPFDYLDGIRHAGSIFMGKNCPEALGDYYAGPNHTLPTSGTAKFSSPLSVDDFVKKTQYTYYTKDALKRVAEDVAFFAEKEGLTAHAKSATIRFEE
- a CDS encoding histidinol-phosphate transaminase, yielding MSRFFSDKYKTLVPYTPGEQPKEMKYIKLNTNESPFPPSAKAIEYASKAAENAQLYSDPECRDLVKTFATVYGVSEKEILFTNGSDEILNFAFMAYCDENTPAIFPNITYGFYSVFAEINRVPFTEIPLKEDFTIDISDYCGVNKTVFIANPNAPTGIALPLSDIERIIKSNPDNIVVVDEAYVDFGNESAVSLIHKYDNLLVTQTFSKSRSLAGARLGVGIANEKLICDLNAIKYSTNPYNVNRMTMAMGVGCMLDEAYTKSNCKTIIENRAYTAKALKEMGFEMTDSTANFLFVKHPSFSGETLYLELKKRGVLVRHFTKEEIKEYNRITVGTREQMDALLSAVKEILEGK
- the hisH gene encoding imidazole glycerol phosphate synthase subunit HisH, with the translated sequence MVAIVDYGVGNLFSLASSFGAIDVETVVTGDVEVIRSADKIILPGVGAFGDAADKLRASDLDAVLKEEAKKGKPILGICLGMQLLLDKSFEYGEHEGLGLIPGEIRPISDVIPKDYKIPHIGWNALHFGEEKHPIFKHLKEGDFVYFVHSYYGANCSESVIATAEYGAELTAAVAYKNVCGCQFHPEKSGEVGLKILRAFCEMEA
- the hisA gene encoding 1-(5-phosphoribosyl)-5-[(5-phosphoribosylamino)methylideneamino]imidazole-4-carboxamide isomerase — protein: MFIYPAIDLYEGKAVRLLKGEYDKMTVYSENPVEIAKDFESKGASFLHLVDLEGAKTGGTPNLETIKYIKENTNLFTEVGGGIRSMQVVDTYIEAGVNRVILGTAAVSDPAFLEEAVKKHGEKIAVGVDVKDGFVAIKGWTEKSQYSCMEFCEKMQNLGVKTIICTDVSKDGAMQGTNHDLYRELQQKFDIDIIASGGVSSIEDVEKLAKIDMYGAIIGKAYYTGAIDLKQAIEVAK
- the hisB gene encoding imidazoleglycerol-phosphate dehydratase HisB, which codes for MRIAEINRKTAETDIQLKLNLDGTGKSDIQSGCGFLDHMLTLFAKHGRFDLNVVCKGDTWVDDHHTVEDIAICLGEAFFEALSDKKGCVRYGNMILPMDETLILSAVDLSGRSYLNCDLQIPTAKVGTFDTELTEEFFLGFVRCAKCTLHIKQLAGSNAHHIIEGTFKSVARALKQAVAIDPAFADEIPSTKGVL